From a region of the Nonlabens sp. Hel1_33_55 genome:
- a CDS encoding MBL fold metallo-hydrolase, with protein sequence MKIYPVEAGNFKLDGGAMFGVVPKSLWSRTNPADSNNMIDMAARCLLVENGDRLTLIDTGMGHKQSEKFFGYYYMDHKFDLDSSLNDLGFSKDDITDVFLTHLHFDHCGGAIVRNEKGGYMEPAFAKAKFHTNRNHWQWATEPNEREKASFLKENIKPIEESGQLQFIKQESDYHESDEMDFGILFVDGHTEKMMIPHLEIGGKTFVYMADLLPTAGHLPLPYVMGYDTRPLLTLDEKAKFLDRAATNNYYLILEHDPHHEIITVKHTEKGVRLDKVFTFKELFDN encoded by the coding sequence ATGAAAATCTATCCTGTAGAAGCTGGGAATTTTAAGTTGGATGGTGGCGCTATGTTTGGCGTGGTGCCCAAATCTTTGTGGTCTCGCACGAACCCTGCAGACTCCAACAATATGATTGATATGGCGGCTAGATGCCTATTAGTTGAAAATGGTGACCGGCTTACACTTATTGATACGGGAATGGGACATAAGCAGTCAGAAAAGTTCTTCGGCTATTATTATATGGACCACAAGTTTGATCTGGACAGTTCGCTCAACGATTTAGGTTTTTCTAAAGATGATATTACTGATGTGTTTTTGACGCATTTGCACTTTGATCATTGCGGTGGTGCAATTGTCCGTAATGAAAAAGGAGGTTATATGGAGCCCGCTTTCGCGAAAGCGAAATTCCACACCAACCGCAATCACTGGCAATGGGCAACGGAACCTAATGAAAGAGAGAAAGCAAGTTTTCTTAAGGAGAACATCAAACCCATCGAGGAAAGTGGACAGCTTCAATTCATTAAGCAAGAGTCAGATTATCACGAGAGTGACGAGATGGATTTTGGCATCTTGTTTGTCGATGGACATACAGAAAAAATGATGATCCCGCATCTTGAAATAGGTGGAAAGACATTTGTTTACATGGCAGATCTTTTGCCTACAGCAGGTCATTTGCCGTTACCTTATGTCATGGGATATGATACAAGACCATTGTTGACTCTTGATGAAAAAGCAAAGTTTCTGGATCGAGCAGCAACCAATAACTATTATTTGATTCTGGAACACGATCCACATCATGAGATCATTACAGTAAAACATACAGAAAAAGGTGTACGACTAGACAAGGTTTTTACCTTTAAAGAACTATTTGATAATTAA